In the Triticum aestivum cultivar Chinese Spring chromosome 2B, IWGSC CS RefSeq v2.1, whole genome shotgun sequence genome, CTAATTATTAAGTACTATCAATAGGAATTCCTTCAGCATAGACCTACAATTCCCTTCAAATACTGAGAGATATCTATATTCCTCAATCAAGTCCCAGTGGAAAATACAAGCATTTaaatcctcatactgctttataaGACAGGACAAACTCTTGGCCGACAATTTTAAAGATCTTCTCAAATTCTTAAACTTTGCATTGATTTTTTTTGGCTGGATCAGTGTAACCCACAGGAATATTCCAGGCTGCTTGAACAATGTCTTTGAAAGAGCTGTGTTTCAGCCAATAATTTTCAAACTTGAATACCTTGGACTTGGGAATGTAGTCCAAACCAATATTCCACATTAAACAATGTTTATTTGCGGACCAATTTCAGAAGTGTCGCTTCTATTCATTTCCGTTCTCTAATCTACTAGTCAATTAAGTCTGAACCGAGAACCGAACCTAAATCTCGGTCGACTGAATCTTTGGTTAGGAATTTTCCCGGTGACCAATCGGTCATCCTATTTTGAAAACCAAATTTCTTCAAAAGCTGAAGAACCGAACCGAACGGTTCGGTTACACAGAATGCCAAGCTCTCCAAACACCTCCACTTTCTCCCAGTTGAACATGTGATATTTCTTACACCGAGTCTTCTTGCCAAAGCAATCTTCTCCCAAAACAATCAAATATTTTATTTACTCCCTTTGGCAAGCCATAAAAGTAAAGCATGCACAACGGTTTATATTTTCTAGACTACTTACTCTGGAGCAAAGCCCCGGTCCTTTATTCAAAACCAAATAGTATGTACAGGGGTCAAGTAGTCAGCTACTAAGGGAGGCTGGCAATCTAAGCCAGAAGATTCGGCCTACCACAAGCCTTCACTCTAAAAGAAAGAAGGGTTATATCTTGTACAAATTTACAACACCATGAGCCAAAGGGGCATAGCTCTAAATGTCCTTCCATTTATAACAATCCAGATATTCCAATTCCAAGCAGAGTCGGCATAACCTCGAAGAAAGGAAGATCAAACCTCATGTTTGCCCCGGCAATGCATGGTCTGATCTCAGACCCATGTGGTTGAACTAGCGGGAGAGAAGAGATGAAGTCTGTAACACATTACACATTGGTTAATTGCTCAAAGAAGCAGTGAGCAAAGAGAACATGCCTCCAATGGATACTAATTTTCCTTGCGAATATTCTAATCTCACAAATACACGCCATCATTATTGTAGATTTATGGATGGTTGAGCCTTTGAAGGCAGAATCCAACAACAAATAACATAAGTTTTTCCTCGACATTTGCTTTTGCCcctcaattttattttattttattgaaaaaggaggattacccccggcctctgcatcagaatgatgtaCATCATCTATACTAATTCAACATTAGAAAACAAGCACAAGGCCTCACTTTATATAGATAAATCGACGAGCTCCACAAGAACACGATTATTGAATACAAAGGTTCAGCAAGCAAAAGGGAAATAGTTCGGGCTGGGCAACAGCTCGCACAGGTAATCTCGACATAAAGAGAAAGAAAACAGGCTACGGAGCCGGGAGCTGCTGGCGAGCcacaccctcggcaggccaagaaGGAGCCCATCCAATCCGCCGTGATCCCGACGCCAAGCCAAGCGAGCATCCGCCATTACAGAATCGATCGAGGCTACTAATTCAACATCCTCGACAGTGAACTGAAACTGCCACATCATCCCTTCATTTTATTGCACCCATCCGATTATTAATTTCTTCAAACTAACTGCATGCCATGCATCCAGCATTGGATTATTTGTTCGAACATAGCACCACTTCTCCATCATACGGAAACGGAGGCAGTCACGGTTGCGTTGTTATTGGTAGTCTTAAGCAAGGGTTTTGGGACGGAGTTGAACTTGGCGAACCACTTGGCCGACTTCTTGAGCTTGcgcttgttgccgtccttcttgtcgatgtagaccaggccgaATCGTGAGCTGTAGCCCAGGCTCCATTCGAAGTTGTCGATCAGACCCCACGTGAAGTGGCCCCGCACGTCCGCGCCCTGGCTGAAAGCACAGATACATACATGAAAGCGCGCTTAGCAAGAATTCAACAATGTGTCTGTGTGTATGTATACACATTTGAGTAATCAGTGTGCCATTagggtatgtatgtatgtatgtgggtAAGAGTACAAAATAAGTGAAAAAAAGAGGCAGGGTTTTAGCGTCTGTAGTTACTCTATTGCGTCCTTGACGGCTGAGATGTGACGCTGGAGGTAGTCTAGCCTCTTCCAGTCATCCAAAGGATCTCTCATGGTTGGGTCGCTGTCCACATCAGCGATTCCTGCACACACACAAGTTAAGAAGTAATCCATCACACTTTCTTCAAAAAAAACCTCCCATGAACCATTACATCATATCCATGGATTAGGTTCTTGTCTGATTTAAGGGAACTAGTACCAGTTGAGCACAAAGATTGCTTACACATTAGTGTGTGTCAATCTTCATGAGGATTAGTGTAATGACGTCAGATTTTCAACTAGTTACTTTTGATGTCACTTTTGATGTAATTAGGGGATCATGGAAATTTAACTAGTTACTTTTGATGTCAGATTTTCAACCTTTTTATTAACTAAAAACTAGTACCTAAGCAACCCCTTGACAGAAGGTTTACAGATTTGCTGTAGGTCAACTAAAGTTTGATATGAACCGATGATTGATCATTGGATTACTACAAAATCCAatgctacacacacacacacacacacacacacacacacaaatgtcACTACTTACCATTCTCAGTGATGAAGATGGGTGGGTTTCCGTATTTCTCCTTCATGATCAGAAGGAGGTCTGTTAGGCCTTTTTGGTACATGTAAATCCAATAAGTCCCTGTCTGCAAATGGGTGTCCAAACTTTTAATTAATAACGAGAAAAAACTTCAGATTTGTTTAAGCTTTACTTCAGAAACAAAGCATTATCATGTCTATGCCACTTAACCTTTTTGTTCAAAAGTTTAACTAGAGTCCTGGCTGACTAGTTCTACCGTAAGAATTTGGTGAAAATAATCTAcattatcactatcatcatatATGTCGTATGCAAAATTAACCAGGTAGTAGGAAGATACATACTATAGGACCGATGTCATTCCCATCACTCCCTTTAGCTGCTCGAAGAGAAGAAAAAGGTGCAGGATTAGCATGAGGACATGAAATTTCTCAAAGGATCTGTAAAGTACTAAGGTTTGTCCTCAACCATATTTTCTTACTTTCTGAACTGGCGTAAGCGTCGTCGGTGTTCAGCTTTGGCGTAAAGTCTGATGAAATGTCAACATGCTTGGAGAACCTGGAGGTGTAATAGTTGAGCCCCATGATGTCACATGAGGACGCTAGCTTCTCCTGCTCCTCCTTAGTGAACATGGGTAGACGATGTCCAATCAGTGATCTCATGGAGAAGGGGTAGTCACCACGAACAACTGGCTCCAGGAACCATCCGAGGTTGTAGTCGATGGATCTTTCCCGGGCCTGGTCGTCGAGGAAGGAGTCTTGGAATGGCTCGTAACCCATTACATCAAAGGCCATCCCTATCTTGGAATCCCCATGCTGCAGTTGGTCCATcaatataactaaattaaatacACAAATACATACGACTAGTTGTTGCTTGTTTATTAGATAATGTAGATGTCTCTCTTTGTGTATGTACCTTGTTGTAACAAGCTTTGAACAGCTCAACAGCCTCAGCATGAGCTAAGAGGATGTGGTGACCAGCAGTGTATGGCTCTCTGAGCGAGTCTCCTTTTGGGACGGCACAATCCATCCCTGGCGAGCACCTCCCAGGAGCATGAATCCCCTCACCATAGGAGAAACAACAATATGTATGTGGCTTGTTAAAGGTGAACCAGTTCTTCACCCTGTCGCCGAAGTTCTTAAAGCACACCTCGGCGAATTGTTTGTAATCATCTCTGGAAAAAAAAACCAAACCCGAGCGATGTTCAACAAAATTGTTTCTTAGCTTAacaataagtactccctccgttcggaaatacttgtcattaaaatgaataaaaggggatgtatctagatgtatattagttttagatacattcctttttatccattttgatgacaagtatttccggacggagggagtagttatgttAGTTTACTGATGCATCATTGAATGACAGTACAACATTGTTTGTGTTCTGAAAAGAAACGTTTTTCTACTCATggtccaataatggccttcctcCAATCGAATTTAACAATATTATAGTTCGTAGTTTTTATACATATTGTAATTGCAATTACTGATCTTTCTTTAGACCATTTTCTTACAAATCAATTTTCTTTTGTTTGCTGCATACTTACACAATCTGCCTATTTAAGAAGCTGCCGTACTTGTCCTCCAGTGCTTGAGGAGTGTCCCAGTGCCAAATTGTAACATATGGCACTATGTCTGAGTTTCAAAAAACAAATAATTATTTGTGCAAGCCCTTGCGAGTCTGACTCATTAAGCACTAATCAAACAAAGAAGAAAATGGTTTTCACCGTTATCTATCAGCGAGTTGATCAGCTTATTGTAGTAGTCGATGCCTGCCTGGTTTACTTTTCCCGTCCCATCTGAAAGCCATAGTAAACATGTGCTGAAATTAGGACCCAAATATTATAACAAGTCTTATCGGCTGCGTCTAATTTGTAGAGGACATCTTTATTGTTCCTAACTTATTCACCATACAAAATATACATGGTTATTTTGTATTTACCTGGCAGTATTCTGGACCAAGCGATGGAGAACCTATACACTTTCATGCCCATGTCCTTCAGCGCTTTGACATCCTCCTGTCAGCCATAAATGATGACATGAATAATGATGACAACGTATTGTCATGCATATCTTTATTTTTATTAGAAGTGCATATTCCAAAtggtttttccaaaaaaaaaaatgcAACGACATAACATCAATGCTGTCATAAGATTTGTTAGATTTTTGTTTGGAAAAACCATTGGTCCCGTCGGAGTACTTACTTCATATAGATGGTAGGAGTTTGCTGCAACGTCCCCATTGGTCTTGTCGGATATGCGCTCTGTTCGTATATATACACATAAAATTAAGGAGAAGGACGCACGAAAGAATAATATGATATATATGTTTATTACACTCAAAAGGTATATGTTACCAGGATATGTGTGGCAGAAGTGGTCCCAAGTGCTTGGCCCCTTGCCATCTTCATTCCAAGCACCTTCAATCTAAACGGATGACGACATATATAACATTTTGTGCAATCGAACAACCCACTAAACATGCATTTTGACATCATGTTTTCCCTTAGGTATTCGTTATCATTGAAACAGTTGACACCATTATTTTCTTTTAAATTAACAGATATACGGTTGTGCAAGAAAATAATTAGTACCTGGTACGCTGAAGTGGAGGCACCAAAGAGGAAGTCCTTGTTGAACCAGTCCCTTTTAGGGATTTGCCGGGGCTTGAGCTTAGTGAACACAGGCCCAATGGGCTCTGCTGGCTTTGACGGTGTGCCTGCCCTGATGGTGAGGTTAcagtgttagagttataatataagtcatgcatgtacccctttgtatttatcccgttgtataaacggtttcctgcatatgttccacacctgtacatgtatatatatcggcctatggcctcatgggaatacaagttgcatatttcctaacatggtattagagctaggtcaattttttGCACGCTGCAACTCGTGCGATTGATCCATCTGATCGATTTCCACCTGATCGATCTCCAACCGAACCGGGCCGCTCGAAGCTCATCCTTCTCGATCGAAACAGGGCCCCGCCCCGCAGGTCTTCGGCCCCGATCTCCTCCCGCTTCCGTCCGGCCCGGATCTCCTGCTGCTCTCGTCCGGCTGCCCCTCCCGTCCGGCCCCGGTCCCGTTCGTCCCCGGGTGCTGTCGATCCGGCTGGATCGCACCTCCAGCCAGTACTGCCTCCAGCCCGATCGTCCTACTTCCGCTTGCCGTTGGTGTCCCAGCCGGCCCCAAGCAATGAAGGTCCTCCCTCCAGCCGGCCCCAAGCAACGCAGGTCCTCCCTCCAGCCGGCCCCGCCTGCCCAGGACTCCCGCAGCCCTGCTCCAGCCGGCCCCGCCTGCTCTCTCTCGTCAGATTCCACAAAAAATGTCTGCTGCATCGGGCTATGTTGCTGTCCCTCGCTATCCGGTGATCTTTCatggtactaactacaccgagttcactggctttatgcgcattcacatgcgtggcatccgtctctggggtgttctttctggcgaggtctgctgtccgccGCGTCCGGTTCCTCCAGTTgcccctactccgccgactccactggttctttctacggatgctaatcaggccgccaaggatgcggctaagcttgctgatgaggctgctgatcgtgcttatgatgagagggttttggcttatgaggaggctcttcagacgtatcatggtgctttgtctgtttacatccagtggcttgatgatgatgctcgtgctgcagctgttctcactgctagtgttctgcctcagtttgcttctgagattctgggtcttcctactgtctttTAGATGTGACctgtcttcgtcagcgctatgagccctctggtgatgtcttatacctttctgtggttcgtcaggagcatgctcttcagcagggtgactctactgttgatgatTTCTATCgacagagttctgctatctggcacCAACTTGATTCTCTCCAcagtgctggttgtcgtacttgcccctgTTGCCAGGCTGTCCAGGCTAATTTGAAGTTTCATCGCGTCTAtgagttcctgtctcggctccctaaggagtttgagccccggcgtgctcagttgtttgctcgtggccgtatttctctcatggaggcgctttcagagatacgtgctgaggagactcgcttacgtggtgctggtttgctggaggttccctctgtgctcgctactcgggcttcttccactccacctgctgcaccaaccccttctcgctcgagtgctccgccgctcttgcccactccttctggaggctcaggtggcccccgtccacattgtgactactgcaacaatgatggtcatattgagtccTAGTGCTACACGAAgcggaaacacctgcgcaaggcaCGATCATCATCTTCAGGGACTTCGGCATCTCCCTCGgcagcttcagccattgctttgacaGAGCAGGATATTCTaagacttaagcgtctgctcgcggcttcaggttcttcctcgatgggtactgctggttctgtgactgatgctttCCGCACTGAGCAACCaacctctacacagtcaggtacatccccatgggttctggactatggagcttcttttcatatgtcttctcattcttccactATGACGCCCGGGTagtcaagctacagtaaccctatggtaatgatgccatgtcaccacgattaccGTTGATAATCTTGtattagttcagaaccgatccatattcaaatttgaattaaagtcaaacaataaaagttttcaattgtcaaatctaaaatgttcaaattgcagaaaataaatcatagatgattatggtggagaaaccgcACCTATATATAATGTTTAAGTACTacaagatgaataaaacagtagcaaaaacaattatttaaattccttttgtaattaataaaatttcAAACTAATTTATCTGAGGACTAGAccttttgtgactatggactaagctgaaatactaatttagataataagtgtatattttaccaaaactaagaaaaaataggaaacaaaactaaatcaaaaaaaggtgaaataaataaaaaaagggtgaaaccaaaacaaaacaaaagaaccccccccccccccccggcttcccatgggccttggcccgtccCATCCAATCGGCCTACTTGGCCCAACCGGCCCCCTCCCTGGCCTATACCTGGTCAaccccgaccgaaaccctaaccactCCTCCCCAGCCGCCCCACTCCCCACTCCTCCCCTGATCCACCTCGTCTCCCCACCTCGCCCCGAGTgaatctggatcggggcaaccgaCGCCCCCGACCCCGCCCGTCGCACGCCCTGTCGCGCCTCCATCCTCCTCCACGGCGTCACCTCACCGGCGCCGCTTCGCCACCGGATCGCCACGTCTCCCCCACCTCTGCTTCGCCAGGACCGCCACTGCGCTCCCCCGTCCTCCTCTAGACCCCGCCGCCCCGATGCcgtgccgtcgtccatcgccctcgACGCGCCACCTCGCCGCATTCGACCTCGTCTTTGCCCACGGCCACCGCATGACCTCACGGTCGATCTACTTCGCCGGAGCCTCCCCACCGGTCCGCCTCCTCGCCGCACGTCGTCCCTGACGACCTCCTCGACCCTCGCTGCCCGAATCCCTACCGCCCCTGTgagctccccctctccctctcctcgtcGAACCtcgcgctcgtcgcgctcccactcGCCCCGTGCCCCGCTTCCACCTCTAGCCCTGTGGGCTACCGCCGTTTCGGCGGCCAGCTCCAGCGCCCGCCGCGCACTCTCTCCTCCTCGCTGCCGTCCTGTTCGTCCACCACGCCAGCCACAGCCCCCTGCTCTGCTCGGCCGCGACCGTTGCGCCCGCTGCACCCGCCACCACCTTCGGCGTCCAGCGCCGGCGTCACACCGGCTCCCTGGAGcgttcttcccccccccccccccccccccgttcggGCGGGTCCGCCGCCCCGATTCGCCCGTCGCCCGCTAAGCCACTGGGCCCATGACATGAGGGCCCCACGCCCCCTGAACGTTTTAAAAAAagaagaattaaaaataaatagataaataaGTAAAtacaaatattaattaattaattaattaacttaatgaaATCCTGATTAGTTAACTAGTTAAATTTACTTAACCTGCTAATTAAACTAAGTAATTGTTAATTAGTTATTAGTCTATGGCAGAATGGACTCgcgcgtcagtttgaccagtcaacacctcggttgactgctgacgtcatgatgacgtcagcatacactattctggatggaaaaacttagtacatgaaagttgctcagaacaacgagacgaatccagatacgcagcccgttcatccgccacacatcctagcatagcaaacacgcaactttcttcctccggttcatctgtccgaaaacgcggaacaccggggatactttcctggatgtttcccccttcgccagtattaCCTCCTACTgccttaggtcacctctagcaccgcg is a window encoding:
- the LOC123039689 gene encoding 4-hydroxy-7-methoxy-3-oxo-3,4-dihydro-2H-1,4-benzoxazin-2-yl glucoside beta-D-glucosidase 1a, chloroplastic-like, with translation MDDGTASGRRGLEEDGGAQWRSWRSRGGGDVAIRWRSGAGEVTPWRRMEARQGVRRAGSGASVAPIQIHSGRGNLTIRAGTPSKPAEPIGPVFTKLKPRQIPKRDWFNKDFLFGASTSAYQIEGAWNEDGKGPSTWDHFCHTYPERISDKTNGDVAANSYHLYEEDVKALKDMGMKVYRFSIAWSRILPDGTGKVNQAGIDYYNKLINSLIDNDIVPYVTIWHWDTPQALEDKYGSFLNRQIVDDYKQFAEVCFKNFGDRVKNWFTFNKPHTYCCFSYGEGIHAPGRCSPGMDCAVPKGDSLREPYTAGHHILLAHAEAVELFKACYNKHGDSKIGMAFDVMGYEPFQDSFLDDQARERSIDYNLGWFLEPVVRGDYPFSMRSLIGHRLPMFTKEEQEKLASSCDIMGLNYYTSRFSKHVDISSDFTPKLNTDDAYASSETKGSDGNDIGPITGTYWIYMYQKGLTDLLLIMKEKYGNPPIFITENGIADVDSDPTMRDPLDDWKRLDYLQRHISAVKDAIDQGADVRGHFTWGLIDNFEWSLGYSSRFGLVYIDKKDGNKRKLKKSAKWFAKFNSVPKPLLKTTNNNATVTASVSV